ATTGGTGCGGGTGCTGGAGGACAGGGAACTGTTGGTTTCTCCGGAGGTCGCCTTGTGGATCTCCCGCTATATTGAACAAGGTATCTACAATCTCCGCACAGGGGGGAATGAACGTTTTGAAGAAAATAACCAGTCTTGAGGACCTCAGGAAGATCAAGGAGCAATCGAAGGACCTCACAGCGGCCCGTTCCGGGGGAAAGACTAGGATCATCGTGGGAATGGGGACATGTGGCATCGCCGCTGGCGCGAGGGAGGTCATGACGGCCATCCTGCAGGAACTGGAAAAAAGGGGCCTCACGGATATAACCGTGGAGACCACGGGATGCATCGGGATGTGCCAGAAGGAACCGCTGTTGGACGTGATCCGTCCCGGCGAGCCCCGGACCACCTATGGTGAAGTCGGGCCTGGCGATGTTCCCAGGATCATCGTTGAACATGTCGTCAACGGCAACATTGTCGAGGACAAGGTTGTCGGACAAACTGACTAGGGGGCTTTGAAAATGGCTTTGTATCGCGCCCACGTTCTGATATGCAAAGGAACAGGTTGTACCGCAAGCGGATCAGCACCCGTTTTTGAAGCCTTCAAAACGGAACTGGCCCGCCGAGGGCTAGACAAGGAAGTCATGCTCGTCGAGACGGGTTGCCATGGCATGTGCGAAATGGGACCCATCGTCGTGGTCTACCCGGAGGGATCCTTCTACTGCCAAGTGAAGCCCGAGGACATACCGGAGCTCGTCGAAGAACATCTTTACAAGGGCCGGATCCTTCAGCGGCTCCTTTACACAACCCCTGACGTAGAAAAGAAAAAGATACCTCATTACAGGGACATTCCTTTCTACGGCAAGCAACGCAGGATCGTCCTGCGCAATTGCGGCTACATAAATCCCGACAACATCGAGGAATACATCGCCAGGGACGGATACCAGGCCCTGGCCAAGGTCCTCCTCGAGCTGCCTCCGGAAGAGACACTGGATATCGTGAAGAAATCAGGCCTCAGGGGACGCGGGGGGGCAGGTTTCCCCGCGGGCAGGAAATGGGAGTTCGCCAGGATGGCCCCCGGGGATAAGAAATATATTGTCTGCAACGCCGACGAGGGAGACCCCGGGGCTTTCATGGACCGATCGGTCCTCGAGGGCGACCCCCACAGCGTCGTCGAAGGAATGCTCATTGGGGCCTACGTCATAGGCTCCGACGAGGGGTATATTTACTGCCGTGCCGAATACCCCCTGGCCATCAAACGCCTCAATACCGCTATCGAGCAGGCTACCGAGATGGGCCTCATGGGCGACAACATAATGGGCACGGGTTTCTCCTTCAAGCTCCATATCAAGGAAGGTGCCGGGGCCTTTGTCTGCGGCGAAGAGACCGCCCTCATGGCTTCCATCGAGGGCAAGCGAGGCATGCCCAACCCTCGCCCCCCCTTCCCGGCCAACTCGGGCCTTTGGGGAAAACCAACCAATATCAATAACGTGGAAACCTGGGCTAATATCCCGCAGATCATCCTCAACGGCGCCGAATGGTTCAGCAGCGTTGGAACGGAAACTTCGAAGGGGACGAAGATATTCGCCCTTACCGGGAAGGTGAACAACACCGGCCTCGTGGAAGCCCCCATGGGTATGACCCTCAGGGAAGTCATCTACGATATAGGGGGCGGCATTCCCAATGACAAGAAGTTCAAAGCCGTTCAGCTAGGCGGTCCGTCGGGGGGATGCCTGCCCGAATCGATGCTCGACACCCCCGTCGATTATGAGTCGATCAACGCTACCGGCGCTATCATGGGTTCCGGTGGCATGGTGGTCACCGACGAGGATACCTGTATCGTTGACTTCGCGAAGTTCTTCCTCACCTTCGTCCAGAACGAATCCTGCGGCAAGTGCCCCTTCTGCAGGATAGGGACGAAGAGAATGCTGGAAATCCTAGAACGGATCTGCGAAGGCAAGGGTAAGTTGGAAGACCTGGATCTGCTGGAAGACCTCGCCCAAAAGGTCAAAGACGGTTCCCTCTGCGCCCTGGGGGGGACGGCACCCAACCCGGTCCAGACCACGATAAAATATTTCCGTGACGAGTACCTCGCGCACATCGTCGACAAGAAATGTCCGGCCAAGGTCTGCACGGCCCTCATTCATTACACCATCGACCCCGACAAGTGCATCGGGTGCACCCGGTGTGCCCGCGAATGCCCGGTCAGCGCGATAAGCGGCGAGATCAAGAAACCCCATCTCATCGACCAGGACATTTGCATAAAGTGCGGACGATGCATGGCCGTATGCCCGGTCAAGGCGATAAGCGTTGAATAAGGAGGATCTTTGGACAATGGATCGAGACGTAAAAGTAATCCTTAACGGGAAAGAGGTCTTCGGGTATCGGGGCCAAAAGATCCTGGAACTTTGCGCCGAGAACGGCATTGAGATACCCACCTTATGTTACGATCCGCACCTGACCCTTCACGGTGGATGCTCTATCTGCCTGGTCGAGGTCAAGGGAGCGAAAAACCTGGTCAGGGCTTGCGCCATGCCCATTAACAACGGCATGGAGATCCAGACGATGACCGACCGGGTATTCGGCGCCAGGCAGTTGGCCCTTCAACTACTCTTCTCGGATCACGTGGGCGACTGCCGTCCCCCCTGCCAACTGGCCTGCCCCGCCAGGGGCGATGTCAAGGGCTACGTCAACTACGCGGCCGACGGGGAGTACCGGGCTTCCCTTGAAGCTCTCCACGAAAACATCACCCTCCCGGCCTCCATCGGCCGCATCTGTCCGGCCCCCTGCGAGGAAAAGTGCCGCAGGAATTTCGTCGATGAAGAACCGGTCTCCATTCGCGAGATCAAGAGGTTTATCGGGGATTGGGGCATCAACACCGGAGACCTGGGCGTTATCCCGGAAATCAAGGAAAACGGCAAAAAGGTGGCCATCGTGGGTGGAGGCCCGGCGGGATTATCGGCGGCCTACTACCTGCGGAAGATGGGGTACGCGATCACCCTCTTCGACAAGGAATCGGCCCTCGGCGGGATGATGAGGTTCGGCATTCCCGATTACCGGCTTCCCCAGCCCATCCTCCAGAAAGAGATCGACTGGATCATCGACCACGGCATCGAGACAAGGTTGAACACCACCCTGGGCAAGGACGTGACCCTCGAGGAACTCAGGAAAAACTACGACTCGGTCCTGCTCGCCTTCGGATGCTGGAAATCCTTGCCGATGAGGGCGCCCGGCGAGGACTTGAAGGGCGTTTTGGGAGGGATCAACTTCCTCTACGAGGTCAACAACGGCCGCAAGGTCGACGTGGGAAGCAGGGTGGCCGTCATCGGGGGAGGCAACACCGCCATGGACGCCGCACGATGCGCGCTCCGTTGCGATGCCGACAAGGTCTACGTGGTCTACCGCAGGACCCGCGATGAAATGCCCGCGGAGAAACTGG
This portion of the Thermovirga sp. genome encodes:
- a CDS encoding 4Fe-4S binding protein; its protein translation is MALYRAHVLICKGTGCTASGSAPVFEAFKTELARRGLDKEVMLVETGCHGMCEMGPIVVVYPEGSFYCQVKPEDIPELVEEHLYKGRILQRLLYTTPDVEKKKIPHYRDIPFYGKQRRIVLRNCGYINPDNIEEYIARDGYQALAKVLLELPPEETLDIVKKSGLRGRGGAGFPAGRKWEFARMAPGDKKYIVCNADEGDPGAFMDRSVLEGDPHSVVEGMLIGAYVIGSDEGYIYCRAEYPLAIKRLNTAIEQATEMGLMGDNIMGTGFSFKLHIKEGAGAFVCGEETALMASIEGKRGMPNPRPPFPANSGLWGKPTNINNVETWANIPQIILNGAEWFSSVGTETSKGTKIFALTGKVNNTGLVEAPMGMTLREVIYDIGGGIPNDKKFKAVQLGGPSGGCLPESMLDTPVDYESINATGAIMGSGGMVVTDEDTCIVDFAKFFLTFVQNESCGKCPFCRIGTKRMLEILERICEGKGKLEDLDLLEDLAQKVKDGSLCALGGTAPNPVQTTIKYFRDEYLAHIVDKKCPAKVCTALIHYTIDPDKCIGCTRCARECPVSAISGEIKKPHLIDQDICIKCGRCMAVCPVKAISVE
- a CDS encoding (2Fe-2S) ferredoxin domain-containing protein, encoding MKKITSLEDLRKIKEQSKDLTAARSGGKTRIIVGMGTCGIAAGAREVMTAILQELEKRGLTDITVETTGCIGMCQKEPLLDVIRPGEPRTTYGEVGPGDVPRIIVEHVVNGNIVEDKVVGQTD